The Candidatus Binataceae bacterium genome includes a region encoding these proteins:
- a CDS encoding efflux RND transporter periplasmic adaptor subunit: protein MSRVLDREYKRSHRDTSIVRSSRHLATIGLCALTLAACGPKNEKAASPLPVTVQTVHASSGAAGNSYSGAVSADTQVDVAFKVNGYVQTILQVKGADGQLRNVQAGDRVNSGVVLASIRDDTYRQTLLKAQSDLENARATQTKAKADFGRFSQLFEKKVISPAEYDTYKQRFESAQASVGAAQAAVRHAQVDLEDCKLKAPLSGLVLDRKIEVGTLVAVNTVAFQIGDTTKVKVVFGVPSAIVSTLAPNTAVTMMTDAFPGQVFQGAVSKIASAADPNTRIFDVEATFPNSDGRLRVGMVTALHLPNNAQRQAMPTVPMRSIVRPPDDPKGYAVYVVEENNGAAVARLKPVTIGPVLGDEVSVESGLDPGVKVIVKGSDIVYDGQSIRIMP from the coding sequence ATGTCAAGAGTGCTGGACCGCGAATATAAACGATCGCATCGCGACACATCCATCGTGCGTTCTTCGAGGCATCTTGCGACCATCGGCCTGTGCGCCCTGACGCTCGCGGCCTGCGGTCCAAAAAATGAGAAGGCTGCAAGCCCACTTCCGGTGACAGTGCAAACTGTCCACGCCAGCTCAGGAGCGGCGGGCAATTCCTACTCAGGCGCCGTATCCGCCGACACTCAAGTCGACGTGGCGTTCAAGGTAAACGGATACGTTCAGACGATTCTCCAGGTCAAAGGCGCCGACGGGCAACTGCGCAACGTGCAGGCCGGCGACCGAGTCAATTCCGGCGTCGTGCTGGCTTCGATCAGGGATGACACCTATAGGCAAACTCTGCTCAAGGCCCAATCCGATCTGGAAAACGCGCGCGCGACGCAAACCAAAGCCAAAGCCGACTTTGGCCGGTTTTCACAATTGTTCGAGAAGAAAGTGATCTCGCCTGCCGAGTATGACACCTACAAGCAGCGCTTCGAGTCCGCGCAGGCGAGCGTGGGCGCCGCACAAGCTGCGGTTCGTCACGCCCAAGTCGATCTCGAAGACTGCAAGTTGAAGGCTCCGCTTAGCGGGCTGGTGCTGGATCGCAAGATCGAAGTCGGGACCCTGGTAGCGGTGAACACCGTGGCCTTTCAGATCGGCGACACCACGAAGGTCAAAGTAGTATTCGGGGTACCGAGTGCAATCGTGAGCACACTTGCGCCGAACACCGCCGTCACCATGATGACCGATGCCTTCCCCGGACAGGTGTTCCAGGGAGCGGTTTCAAAGATTGCTTCGGCCGCGGATCCCAACACCCGGATCTTCGACGTCGAGGCGACATTCCCGAATTCAGATGGCCGCTTGCGAGTCGGGATGGTCACCGCGCTTCACCTGCCGAACAACGCCCAGCGCCAGGCGATGCCGACGGTTCCGATGCGCTCGATCGTGCGGCCGCCCGACGACCCAAAAGGCTATGCAGTCTACGTTGTGGAAGAAAACAACGGCGCTGCCGTCGCGCGCCTCAAACCCGTGACCATTGGACCGGTCCTTGGTGATGAGGTCTCCGTCGAGTCGGGCCTGGACCCCGGGGTCAAAGTGATCGTCAAGGGCAGTGACATCGTATACGACGGCCAAAGCATTCGGATCATGCCGTAG